CAGAAATCAAATCCTTTTCCTAAATCCATTTACGAAAACGTTGCTTACGGCGCCAGAATCGCTGGAGAAAATAGAAAATCAGTATTAGATGAAGTGGTTGAAAAAAGCTTAAAAGGCGCAGCACTTTGGGATGAGGTTTGCGATAGGCTTGATGAAAGCGCTCTAGGAATGTCAGGTGGGCAGATGCAGAGGCTATGTATAGCAAGGGCCATTGCAGTTGAGCCGGAGGTGCTGCTAATGGACGAGCCTTGCTCAGCGCTAGACCCTATAGCTACAGGAAAAATTGAAGACCTAATTACTGAGCTAAAAGAGAGCTACACAATTGTTATCGTTACACACAACATGCAGCAAGCTTCACGTGTGTCTGACTACACTGCATTTATGTATCTTGGCGAGCTGATAGAGTATGATACAACAGAAACAATATTTCTTAATCCACACAATAAGCAAACAGAGGATTATGTATCAGGTAAATTTGGTTAATTCATAGAATATGGAAGACGAAAAAAAGAAAAAAGTTTTATTCCTATGCACCCACAACTCAGCACGATCTCAAATGGCGGAAGGGATTTTGAGAAGTCTTTACGGTGATAAATTTGAAGTATTCAGCGCAGGCACTGAGCCCTCAAGAGTAAATCCATATGCAATAAGAGCCATGAATGAGCTAGGAATTGATATATCAACCCATAAGTCCAAAAACGTTCAATGCTATGATGGAGTTAATATGGATTACGTTGTCACTGTATGCGACAATGCCAAAGAATCCTGTCCAACTTTTTTCGGAGCCCAAAACACAATTCAC
This portion of the Thermodesulfobacteriota bacterium genome encodes:
- a CDS encoding arsenate reductase ArsC → MEDEKKKKVLFLCTHNSARSQMAEGILRSLYGDKFEVFSAGTEPSRVNPYAIRAMNELGIDISTHKSKNVQCYDGVNMDYVVTVCDNAKESCPTFFGAQNTIHHDFRDPSQFRGKDEEILSGFRVIRDEIKAWIESTFQNI
- the pstB gene encoding phosphate ABC transporter ATP-binding protein PstB gives rise to the protein MESKLEANVTQPQEAPEHKAPYAKFEVPDPVVEVNDLNLYYGSKQALKNIYMDISKNKATAFIGPSGCGKSTLLRCFNRLNDLVDSCAVEGEILIDGDDIQDPGIDITQLRKRVGMVFQKSNPFPKSIYENVAYGARIAGENRKSVLDEVVEKSLKGAALWDEVCDRLDESALGMSGGQMQRLCIARAIAVEPEVLLMDEPCSALDPIATGKIEDLITELKESYTIVIVTHNMQQASRVSDYTAFMYLGELIEYDTTETIFLNPHNKQTEDYVSGKFG